A region of Lycium barbarum isolate Lr01 chromosome 3, ASM1917538v2, whole genome shotgun sequence DNA encodes the following proteins:
- the LOC132634008 gene encoding dehydration-responsive element-binding protein 1A-like produces MDIFRSYYSDPLTDSSSTSDNSGSPSRANLTEYSSVMLASNNPKKPSGRKKFQETRHSVYRGVRKRNSGKWVCEVREPNSKSRIWLGTHPTVEMAARAHDVAALALRGRSACLNFADSAWRLPIPASAESKDIQKAAAEAAEAFRPLEGILGESDNTSEMSESTVSEESSSTPETTEIMFFMNEEAPESRFFMDEEALFYMPGLITNMAEGLMLPPPQCLEIEDHAEADAEMIDMSLWSYSL; encoded by the coding sequence ATGGATATTTTTCGAAGCTATTATTCGGACCCACTTACTGATTCATCATCAACATCTGATAACAGCGGCTCCCCTAGTAGAGCTAATCTTACTGAATATTCGTCAGTTATGTTAGCTTCAAACAACCCCAAGAAGCCATCAGGGAGAAAGAAGTTTCAGGAAACTCGACATTCAGTATACAGGGGAGTCAGGAAGAGGAACTCTGGCAAGTGGGTTTGTGAAGTCAGAGAACCCAATTCAAAATCAAGAATTTGGCTTGGCACACACCCAACAGTAGAAATGGCGGCTAGAGCTCATGATGTGGCGGCTTTAGCATTAAGAGGTCGTTCTGCTTGTTTGAACTTTGCCGACTCTGCTTGGAGGTTGCCAATCCCCGCTTCCGCCGAGTCCAAGGATATTCAAAAGGCGGCTGCTGAGGCCGCCGAAGCCTTCCGACCATTGGAAGGAATTTTAGGAGAATCTGACAATACTTCTGAAATGTCTGAAAGTACAGTTTCAGAAGAATCTAGCAGTACTCCTGAAACGACTGAGATTATGTTCTTTATGAATGAGGAAGCACCAGAGAGTAGGTTCTTTATGGATGAGGAAGCGCTCTTCTATATGCCTGGGTTAATTACTAATATGGCGGAAGGACTAATGCTACCTCCACCTCAATGTTTAGAAATAGAAGATCATGCGGAAGCTGATGCAGAAATGATTGACATGTCTT